The following is a genomic window from bacterium.
TCGAAAAGTGTCGTACGCGGAAGTTGGAGGCGCACGGGCCTCCTTTTTTTACGCCTGTTAATAATCGTTTTGGCTGATGAGGATGAGAACCGAGCGAAGCGAGCTATGCCCCCGGCAAAATGCCACTCGACCCTTCCGGGTTGCCGGTTCGAGATACCGAGCCCGTGGAGTGAATCCGGCACTTGCCGGTCGTGGGCGCGGAGGTGCGTTCAGTGGCACTTTTAATGAAGAGCGACCTGTAAAGCAATGACGGAGGAGTAATAAAAACGCCCGGTCGGGCGTCTTTTAAAGGAGACAAGGGGTTTCGCCAGAGGCGTTACTCGCTTCGCTCGTTTAAACCTCTTGTTACACTTATCGGGGAAGGATTGATGCGGTTACAGGCCGGCGCGGGCGATGGCGGCGAAGGCCTCCGGGTCCAGGCTCGCCCCGCCCACCAGGACGCCGTTCACGTCGGCCTGCGCCATGAGCACGGCGGCGTTCTCCGGCTTCACCGAGCCGCCGTAGAGGATTCTCACCCCACTCGCCGCGGCGCCGAGCGTTTCCTCGAGCAGCCCCCTCAAGAATTGGTGGGCCTCGCGAGCCGTCTCCGGCGTGGCGGTCCGGCCCGTCCCGATGGCCCAGACCGGCTCGTAGGCCAGGGTGGTTTTCCCCACGAGCTCCGGTCCCGCCCCGGCCAGGCTCTCGGAAAACTGCCGCCGCAGCACCGCCTCGGTCTCGCCCCGGTCGCGTTCCTCCAGGAGCTCGCCCACGCAGACGATGGCCTTGAGGCCCAGCTCGTGGGCCCGCTTGAGCTTGGCCAGCACCAGGGCGTCGGTCTCGCCGTAGACGTGCCGGCGTTCCGAATGGCCCAGAATCACCCAGCCGACGCCGCCACGCGCCCGCCAAGGATTTGTTCATCTCTACAAAAGCAACAAGCCTTCCACATGAACTGTTTCAGAAAAGGCCAGGAAATAGGAAATGGATTTGCGTTTTTTCAGAGG
Proteins encoded in this region:
- a CDS encoding triose-phosphate isomerase is translated as MILGHSERRHVYGETDALVLAKLKRAHELGLKAIVCVGELLEERDRGETEAVLRRQFSESLAGAGPELVGKTTLAYEPVWAIGTGRTATPETAREAHQFLRGLLEETLGAAASGVRILYGGSVKPENAAVLMAQADVNGVLVGGASLDPEAFAAIARAGL